The proteins below come from a single Drosophila kikkawai strain 14028-0561.14 chromosome 3R, DkikHiC1v2, whole genome shotgun sequence genomic window:
- the LOC108085688 gene encoding trichoplein keratin filament-binding protein has translation MSGRLNQQHAAYAQRMEQENNRVQATQALNSYYSHWGKVTSRFENWTNKEYYEKADQKLQSSREQKEKQTALSDRQSRLRQLLALENEGYDTEMQRRRRPREPGGGDLQMLDRVNQSLKEQEQLRRKLEMEAKLYGRWRHGVDDEKLLYQSKSDHEVLAKLNWLDRQIENQQQREEQQALAAERQLQLQQEINRTEQAQKERQQIREQQLRELRALQESHMSELRLRQQEAEKLKEEEQQFRVFLGELDKEKELLEESTALVLRRADAGHAFNLKKIKVYIRQRSEASRKQISLCINLLQRMANYVVKAEELQTLLAKYRSDLESEELACTQIETMYESEAKYNLQRCEETWREQHLQRYAELSKLIEQEKVAMGGLLQENVSQQQAVVELRTQHLTGIEQANKQLEQFNEEQPEIPAPSVADLKETESQSAISEEDALPKVSNSFSNLNLDVWQDMPPTRSEIDSQRLTKTRSLNVVTAETAAPPKFARKRVAWT, from the coding sequence ATGTCGGGGCGACTCAACCAGCagcacgcggcgtatgcgcaacgcATGGAGCAGGAGAACAACCGAGTGCAGGCCACCCAGGCGTTGAACAGCTACTACAGCCACTGGGGCAAGGTAACGTCCCGCTTCGAGAACTGGACCAACAAAGAGTACTACGAGAAGGCTGACCAAAAGCTGCAGTCCAGCCGCGAGCAGAAGGAGAAGCAGACGGCCCTCAGTGACCGACAGTCGAGGCTTCGCCAGCTCTTGGCGCTTGAGAACGAGGGTTACGATACCGAGATGCAGCGGCGACGCAGGCCCCGCGAGCCGGGCGGCGGGGACCTCCAGATGCTGGACAGGGTCAACCAGTCGctgaaggagcaggagcagctgcgTCGCAAGCTGGAGATGGAGGCCAAGCTCTACGGCCGCTGGCGACATGGCGTCGACGACGAGAAGCTGCTCTACCAGTCTAAGTCGGACCACGAGGTGCTGGCCAAGCTCAACTGGCTGGATCGCCAGATCGAGAATCAGCAGCAGCGCGAGGAGCAGCAGGCCCTGGCCGCCGAACGTCAGTTGCAGCTTCAGCAGGAGATTAACCGCACGGAGCAAGCGCAGAAGGAGCGTCAGCAGATTCGCGAGCAGCAGCTGCGTGAGCTCCGTGCCCTCCAGGAGTCGCACATGTCGGAGTTGAGACTGCGCCAGCAGGAGGCCGAAAAGCTgaaagaggaggagcagcaatTCCGGGTGTTCCTGGGTGAGCTGgacaaggagaaggagctgcTGGAGGAGAGCACGGCCCTGGTTCTCCGCCGTGCCGATGCGGGGCATGCCTTCAACCTGAAGAAGATCAAGGTCTATATCCGCCAGCGCAGTGAGGCCAGTCGCAAGCAGATCTCTCTGTGCATCAATCTGCTGCAGCGCATGGCCAATTATGTGGTCAAGGCGGAGGAGTTGCAGACTCTCCTCGCCAAATATCGCTCGGATCTGGAAAGCGAGGAGCTGGCCTGCACCCAAATCGAGACCATGTATGAGTCGGAGGCAAAGTACAATCTGCAGCGCTGCGAGGAGACTTGGCGGGAGCAGCACTTGCAGCGCTACGCGGAGCTCAGCAAGCTCATCGAGCAGGAGAAAGTTGCCATGGGGGGACTGCTTCAGGAGAACGTCTCACAGCAACAGGCGGTGGTGGAGCTGAGGACTCAGCATCTCACCGGGATTGAGCAGGCCAACAAGCAGCTGGAGCAGTTCAACGAAGAGCAGCCTGAGATACCGGCTCCCTCTGTAGCCGATCTCAAGGAGACGGAATCTCAGTCAGCCATTTCGGAGGAGGATGCCCTGCCCAAGGTGAGCAACTCGTTTTCCAACCTCAACCTGGACGTGTGGCAGGATATGCCACCAACTCGCAGCGAAATCGATTCTCAACGCCTAACGAAGACTCGATCCCTGAATGTGGTCACCGCGGAGACGGCGGCTCCACCCAAGTTTGCTCGAAAGCGAGTGGCCTGGACTTAA
- the PGRP-LB gene encoding peptidoglycan-recognition protein LB isoform X1 — protein sequence MGDKASGSVTQHQPPPPPLTDSYEQFWQQQQLATSCGYSQHMQQANLGDGVATARLISRSDWGARLPKSVEHFQGPAPYVIIHHSYMPPVCYTTVDCMKSMRDMQDFHQLERGWNDIGYSFGIGGDGMIYTGRGFNVIGAHAPKYNDRSVGIVLIGDWRTELPPKQMLDAAKNLIAFGVFKGYIDPAYKLLGHKQVRDTECPGGRLFAEISTWPHFTYLNTTEGTSTPTPVEPHAHAQPAPPPAAPQAPPQVPAQSPPAAVHKV from the exons ATGGGCGACAAGGCGTCTGGATCCGTCACACAACACCAaccaccgccgccaccactCACGGACTCCTACGAGCAGTTctggcagcaacaacagctggCCACGAGTTGTG GCTATAGCCAACACATGCAGCAGGCAAATCTGGGCGATGGCGTGGCCACTGCCCGCCTTATTTCCCGCTCCGACTGGGGCGCCCGCCTGCCCAAATCAGTGGAGCACTTCCAGGGACCTGCTCCTTATGTGATTATCCATCACTCCTACATGCCGCCCGTGTGCTATACCACCGTGGATTGCATGAAGAGCATGCGGGATATGCAGGATTTCCATCAACTGGAGCGTGGCTGGAACGATATTGGCTATAGCTTTGGCATCGGCGGCGATGGCATGATCTACACGGGTCGCGGCTTTAACGTGATTGGAGCACATGCTCCCAAGTACAATGACAGGAGCGTGGGCATTGTGCTCATTGGAGATTGGAGAA CGGAACTTCCCCCCAAACAAATGTTGGATGCTGCCAAAAACCTGATCGCCTTTGGCGTGTTTAAGGGCTACATCGATCCCGCTTATAAGCTGCTGGGCCATAAGCAGGTGCGTGACACCGAGTGTCCCGGCGGCAGGCTGTTTGCCGAGATCTCCACCTGGCCACACTTCACCTACCTGAACACCACCGAGGGCACCAGCACGCCCACACCAGTTGAACCCCACGCACACGCTCAGCCGGCGCCGCCCCCAGCCGCACCGCAGGCGCCACCCCAAGTGCCAGCCCAATCCCCGCCAGCTGCTGTGCACAAGGTCTAG
- the PGRP-LB gene encoding peptidoglycan-recognition protein LB isoform X3: MQQANLGDGVATARLISRSDWGARLPKSVEHFQGPAPYVIIHHSYMPPVCYTTVDCMKSMRDMQDFHQLERGWNDIGYSFGIGGDGMIYTGRGFNVIGAHAPKYNDRSVGIVLIGDWRTELPPKQMLDAAKNLIAFGVFKGYIDPAYKLLGHKQVRDTECPGGRLFAEISTWPHFTYLNTTEGTSTPTPVEPHAHAQPAPPPAAPQAPPQVPAQSPPAAVHKV; encoded by the exons ATGCAGCAGGCAAATCTGGGCGATGGCGTGGCCACTGCCCGCCTTATTTCCCGCTCCGACTGGGGCGCCCGCCTGCCCAAATCAGTGGAGCACTTCCAGGGACCTGCTCCTTATGTGATTATCCATCACTCCTACATGCCGCCCGTGTGCTATACCACCGTGGATTGCATGAAGAGCATGCGGGATATGCAGGATTTCCATCAACTGGAGCGTGGCTGGAACGATATTGGCTATAGCTTTGGCATCGGCGGCGATGGCATGATCTACACGGGTCGCGGCTTTAACGTGATTGGAGCACATGCTCCCAAGTACAATGACAGGAGCGTGGGCATTGTGCTCATTGGAGATTGGAGAA CGGAACTTCCCCCCAAACAAATGTTGGATGCTGCCAAAAACCTGATCGCCTTTGGCGTGTTTAAGGGCTACATCGATCCCGCTTATAAGCTGCTGGGCCATAAGCAGGTGCGTGACACCGAGTGTCCCGGCGGCAGGCTGTTTGCCGAGATCTCCACCTGGCCACACTTCACCTACCTGAACACCACCGAGGGCACCAGCACGCCCACACCAGTTGAACCCCACGCACACGCTCAGCCGGCGCCGCCCCCAGCCGCACCGCAGGCGCCACCCCAAGTGCCAGCCCAATCCCCGCCAGCTGCTGTGCACAAGGTCTAG
- the PGRP-LB gene encoding peptidoglycan-recognition protein LB isoform X2, with the protein MTALGLVLLSMMGYSQHMQQANLGDGVATARLISRSDWGARLPKSVEHFQGPAPYVIIHHSYMPPVCYTTVDCMKSMRDMQDFHQLERGWNDIGYSFGIGGDGMIYTGRGFNVIGAHAPKYNDRSVGIVLIGDWRTELPPKQMLDAAKNLIAFGVFKGYIDPAYKLLGHKQVRDTECPGGRLFAEISTWPHFTYLNTTEGTSTPTPVEPHAHAQPAPPPAAPQAPPQVPAQSPPAAVHKV; encoded by the exons ATGACAGCATTGGGATTAGTTCTGCTATCAATGATGG GCTATAGCCAACACATGCAGCAGGCAAATCTGGGCGATGGCGTGGCCACTGCCCGCCTTATTTCCCGCTCCGACTGGGGCGCCCGCCTGCCCAAATCAGTGGAGCACTTCCAGGGACCTGCTCCTTATGTGATTATCCATCACTCCTACATGCCGCCCGTGTGCTATACCACCGTGGATTGCATGAAGAGCATGCGGGATATGCAGGATTTCCATCAACTGGAGCGTGGCTGGAACGATATTGGCTATAGCTTTGGCATCGGCGGCGATGGCATGATCTACACGGGTCGCGGCTTTAACGTGATTGGAGCACATGCTCCCAAGTACAATGACAGGAGCGTGGGCATTGTGCTCATTGGAGATTGGAGAA CGGAACTTCCCCCCAAACAAATGTTGGATGCTGCCAAAAACCTGATCGCCTTTGGCGTGTTTAAGGGCTACATCGATCCCGCTTATAAGCTGCTGGGCCATAAGCAGGTGCGTGACACCGAGTGTCCCGGCGGCAGGCTGTTTGCCGAGATCTCCACCTGGCCACACTTCACCTACCTGAACACCACCGAGGGCACCAGCACGCCCACACCAGTTGAACCCCACGCACACGCTCAGCCGGCGCCGCCCCCAGCCGCACCGCAGGCGCCACCCCAAGTGCCAGCCCAATCCCCGCCAGCTGCTGTGCACAAGGTCTAG